A genome region from Flavobacterium sp. CFS9 includes the following:
- a CDS encoding polyribonucleotide nucleotidyltransferase, producing the protein MIPQLFVEKIDLGDGRSITIETGRLAKQADGSVVVRMGDTMILATAVSARTSNPGVDFLPLTVDYREKFAAAGRFPGGFFKREARPSDSEVLTMRLVDRVLRPLFPDDYHAETQVMIQLMSHDEEVMPDALAGLAASAALAVSDIPFYNLISEVRVARIDGKLVINPSREELEKSDIDMMIGASMDSVAMVEGEMKEISEAEMIEAIKFAHEAIKVQIQAQYRLQEAFGKKEIRTYEGEKENEEIYKKVKEAAYDKIYAIAKVGSAKHERGAAFAEVKEEVKALFTEEELAEDGDLVSKYFYKTNKEAVRNVVLELGVRLDGRKTTDIRPIWCETDYLPRVHGSSLFTRGETQALATVTLGTSREANQIDSPSEQGEEKFYLHYNFPPFSTGEAKPLRGTSRREVGHGNLAQRALKNMIPADCPYTIRIVSEVLESNGSSSMATVCAGTMALMDAGVQMVKPVSGIAMGLITDGEKFAVLSDILGDEDHLGDMDFKVTGTADGITACQMDIKIDGLRYDIMEQALSQARDGRLHILGKLTETIAAPRADVKAHAPKIITKTIPGNFIGALIGPGGKVIQELQKATGTTIVINEVDEQGVIEILGTDPAGIETVLAKIASITFKPQMGEAYEVKVIKMLDFGAVVEYTAAPGNEVLLHVSELAWERTENVADVVKMGDVFQVKYLGVDPKTKKEKVSKKALVPRPPREEKKE; encoded by the coding sequence ATGATTCCACAATTATTTGTAGAAAAAATCGATTTAGGTGATGGCAGAAGCATCACAATCGAGACGGGACGTTTGGCCAAACAAGCAGACGGTTCTGTAGTAGTAAGAATGGGCGACACTATGATTCTTGCAACAGCAGTTTCAGCTCGCACTTCAAACCCGGGCGTTGATTTTTTACCCTTAACGGTAGATTATCGCGAAAAATTTGCAGCAGCAGGTCGTTTTCCAGGTGGTTTCTTTAAAAGAGAAGCCCGTCCAAGTGATAGCGAAGTATTGACAATGAGATTAGTTGACCGTGTTTTACGTCCGCTTTTCCCAGACGATTACCATGCTGAAACTCAGGTTATGATTCAATTAATGTCTCATGACGAAGAGGTTATGCCGGACGCTTTAGCTGGTTTAGCGGCATCTGCAGCGTTAGCAGTTTCAGATATCCCTTTTTATAACTTAATTTCTGAAGTACGTGTTGCACGTATCGACGGGAAATTAGTAATCAACCCAAGCAGAGAAGAATTAGAAAAATCTGATATCGACATGATGATTGGAGCTTCTATGGATTCTGTAGCAATGGTTGAAGGTGAGATGAAAGAAATTTCAGAAGCCGAAATGATCGAAGCTATTAAATTTGCTCACGAAGCTATCAAAGTTCAAATTCAGGCACAATACCGTTTACAGGAAGCTTTTGGTAAAAAAGAAATTCGTACTTACGAAGGTGAGAAAGAAAACGAAGAAATTTACAAAAAAGTAAAAGAAGCGGCTTACGATAAAATTTATGCTATTGCAAAAGTTGGTTCTGCTAAACATGAAAGAGGTGCTGCATTTGCTGAAGTAAAAGAAGAAGTAAAAGCTTTATTTACAGAAGAAGAATTAGCTGAAGACGGAGATTTAGTTTCTAAATATTTCTACAAAACAAACAAAGAAGCCGTTCGTAATGTAGTTCTAGAATTAGGTGTTCGTTTAGACGGAAGAAAAACAACAGATATCAGACCAATCTGGTGTGAGACTGACTACTTACCAAGAGTTCACGGATCTTCATTGTTTACACGTGGAGAAACTCAGGCATTAGCAACTGTAACTTTAGGAACTTCAAGAGAAGCAAACCAAATTGATTCTCCATCTGAACAAGGTGAAGAGAAATTCTATTTACACTATAACTTCCCTCCTTTCTCTACTGGTGAAGCAAAACCTCTAAGAGGAACTTCAAGAAGAGAAGTAGGTCACGGTAACTTAGCTCAGAGAGCTTTGAAAAACATGATTCCGGCAGATTGTCCTTACACGATTCGTATTGTTTCTGAAGTATTAGAATCTAACGGTTCTTCTTCTATGGCAACCGTTTGTGCCGGAACAATGGCTTTGATGGATGCAGGAGTTCAAATGGTAAAACCGGTTTCCGGAATTGCTATGGGATTAATTACTGACGGTGAGAAATTTGCTGTATTGTCAGATATTTTAGGAGATGAAGATCACTTAGGAGATATGGACTTTAAAGTAACCGGAACTGCTGATGGTATTACTGCTTGCCAAATGGACATCAAAATTGACGGTTTACGTTACGACATTATGGAGCAGGCTTTAAGTCAGGCTCGTGATGGACGTTTACATATCCTTGGCAAATTAACTGAAACTATTGCTGCACCAAGAGCTGACGTAAAAGCACATGCACCAAAAATCATTACCAAAACTATTCCTGGAAACTTTATTGGAGCATTGATCGGACCTGGTGGAAAAGTAATTCAGGAATTACAAAAAGCTACCGGAACTACTATTGTAATCAACGAAGTTGACGAACAAGGTGTAATCGAGATCTTAGGTACAGATCCTGCCGGAATTGAAACGGTATTGGCAAAAATTGCTTCTATTACTTTCAAACCACAAATGGGAGAAGCTTACGAAGTAAAAGTAATTAAGATGTTAGATTTTGGAGCTGTTGTAGAATATACAGCTGCACCAGGAAACGAAGTTTTATTACACGTATCTGAACTAGCTTGGGAACGTACTGAAAATGTTGCAGACGTAGTTAAAATGGGAGACGTATTCCAAGTGAAATACTTAGGAGTTGATCCTAAAACTAAAAAAGAAAAAGTGTCTAAAAAAGCACTTGTTCCAAGACCTCCACGCGAGGAGAAAAAAGAGTAA
- the rpsO gene encoding 30S ribosomal protein S15, which translates to MYLTKEKKEEIFAQHGGATNTGSAEGQIALFTYRISHLTEHLKKNRHDYNTERSLVLLVGKRRALLDYLKKKEINRYREIIKVLNIRK; encoded by the coding sequence ATGTATTTAACTAAAGAAAAGAAAGAAGAGATTTTCGCACAACACGGTGGTGCAACAAACACTGGAAGCGCAGAAGGTCAGATTGCATTGTTCACTTACAGAATTTCACACTTAACTGAACACTTGAAAAAAAATCGTCACGATTACAACACTGAGCGTTCACTTGTACTATTAGTAGGTAAGAGAAGAGCTTTGTTGGACTACTTGAAAAAGAAAGAGATCAACAGATATCGTGAGATTATCAAAGTATTGAATATCAGAAAATAA
- a CDS encoding GAF domain-containing protein, whose amino-acid sequence MTFQELQPKISTIVSDTVLVRDEKLLAICQLLNENIEYYNWVGFYFANHENKTLHLGPYVGAETDHTVIPFGKGICGQVAESNANFVVPDVAAQDNYIACSFTVKSEIVVPLFVDGVNIGQIDIDSHVIDPFTEADERFLEFVNQEVARLF is encoded by the coding sequence ATGACATTTCAAGAATTACAACCAAAAATAAGCACTATAGTTTCTGACACCGTATTAGTTAGAGACGAAAAATTATTAGCAATTTGCCAGTTATTAAATGAGAATATCGAATACTATAATTGGGTTGGTTTTTATTTTGCTAATCACGAAAACAAAACCTTGCACTTAGGCCCGTATGTGGGAGCAGAAACCGATCATACTGTTATTCCTTTTGGAAAAGGAATCTGCGGTCAGGTAGCCGAAAGTAATGCCAATTTTGTAGTGCCGGATGTTGCGGCTCAGGACAATTATATTGCGTGCAGCTTTACTGTTAAATCTGAAATTGTAGTTCCATTGTTTGTTGACGGAGTAAACATTGGCCAAATTGATATCGACAGTCATGTTATAGATCCGTTTACAGAAGCTGACGAACGATTTTTAGAATTTGTAAATCAGGAAGTAGCTAGATTATTTTAA
- the xrtF gene encoding exosortase family protein XrtF, with product MKKYLVQFKPFLIFIGTFFAVYIVLTLLYKFYLNGFGPNEVDEITNTAGRNVEQLMQTFSCDIKIHKSLTDSWMEVWYNKHYSVRIVEGCNAVSVMILFVAFVLAFSGNFKVTLLFIIFGIFSIYVLNVARIAILVVLLFRFPEQDHFLHGTLFPLIIYGFVFLLWIIWVNKFSKYAK from the coding sequence TTGAAAAAATATCTCGTACAGTTTAAACCCTTCCTCATTTTTATAGGCACTTTTTTTGCAGTCTATATTGTACTCACTTTGCTATATAAGTTTTATTTGAACGGTTTTGGACCTAATGAAGTCGATGAAATAACCAATACTGCAGGGCGAAATGTCGAACAATTGATGCAGACTTTTAGTTGTGATATTAAGATTCATAAGAGCCTCACCGACTCCTGGATGGAGGTTTGGTACAATAAGCACTATTCTGTTCGGATTGTTGAAGGCTGTAATGCGGTAAGCGTTATGATTTTATTTGTCGCTTTTGTGCTTGCTTTTTCCGGAAATTTCAAAGTCACTTTGTTATTTATAATATTTGGGATTTTCTCTATCTATGTTTTAAATGTAGCGAGAATTGCAATATTGGTGGTTTTATTGTTTCGTTTTCCGGAACAGGATCATTTCCTGCACGGAACTTTGTTTCCTTTGATTATTTATGGTTTCGTTTTTCTTTTGTGGATTATTTGGGTAAACAAATTTTCGAAGTATGCTAAATAG
- a CDS encoding exosortase F system-associated protein, with protein MLNRILEHKSKLIIAIAIVLCFAVIRAFENQLFYDPFLDYFDGDFKNLPFPEVKTFTLFLNLLLRYVLNTILSLTLIYVLFQDRDMLQFSLFLYVFFAVILLGMFFVILECFAEGNWLLFYVRRFIIQPIFVLLFIPAFYYQQQNLKK; from the coding sequence ATGCTAAATAGAATCCTCGAACATAAGTCCAAATTAATAATTGCAATTGCGATTGTATTGTGTTTTGCAGTTATCAGAGCTTTTGAAAATCAGCTGTTCTATGATCCCTTTTTGGATTATTTTGACGGTGATTTTAAGAATCTCCCTTTTCCCGAGGTAAAAACTTTTACTCTTTTTCTGAATTTGTTACTCCGTTATGTCCTGAATACCATTTTGTCTTTGACATTGATCTATGTTTTGTTTCAGGATCGGGATATGCTTCAATTTAGTTTGTTTTTGTATGTGTTTTTTGCTGTGATACTTTTGGGGATGTTTTTTGTGATTCTCGAGTGCTTTGCAGAAGGAAACTGGCTTCTTTTTTATGTGCGAAGGTTCATTATTCAGCCCATATTTGTGTTGTTATTTATTCCGGCATTTTATTATCAGCAGCAAAATTTAAAAAAATAA
- a CDS encoding heavy-metal-associated domain-containing protein, translated as MNRIILIALITFLGFSAQAQTKKNKNLKYTTEVNGTCEQCKKRIEKAAFSVPGVKSAIWDIDTHQLAVILNEEKSSPADLNAAIAKVGHDTKDVKATDADYDNLHSCCKYVRE; from the coding sequence ATGAATAGAATAATTTTAATTGCACTAATAACTTTTTTAGGATTCTCGGCTCAGGCTCAAACTAAAAAGAATAAAAATTTAAAGTATACAACGGAAGTCAATGGTACTTGTGAGCAATGCAAAAAACGTATTGAAAAAGCCGCTTTTAGTGTTCCGGGTGTAAAATCGGCGATCTGGGATATTGACACGCATCAGCTTGCGGTGATTTTGAACGAAGAAAAATCATCTCCGGCAGATTTAAATGCCGCTATCGCTAAGGTGGGACATGATACTAAAGATGTTAAAGCTACGGATGCAGATTATGATAACTTACATTCCTGCTGCAAGTATGTAAGAGAATAA